The following coding sequences lie in one Rhea pennata isolate bPtePen1 chromosome 10, bPtePen1.pri, whole genome shotgun sequence genomic window:
- the TTLL13 gene encoding tubulin polyglutamylase TTLL13 isoform X4 has translation MEMKRFQKINHFPGMTEICRKDLLARNLNRMLKLFPKEYNIFPRTWCLPADYGDFQAYSRVRKNRTFICKPDSGCQGRGIFITRNPKDIKHGEHMICQQYISKPFLIDGFKFDMRIYVLVTSCDPLKIFVYKEGLARFATMRKLSTLNAWMMDKSYNTKKLWEDIEDIVIKTLISAHPVVKHNYQSCFPNHTTGCACFEILGFDILLDRKLKPWLLEVNHSPSFTTDSRLDREVKDALLCDTINLINVHACDKRKVLEEDKQRVKERLLQAHQTVRVSRREELESNQAAWLAQAEKYENSHLGGYRRIYPAHGTDKYEPFFKHSGSLFQETAASKAREQCARQQLEEIRLKKEEWEVVTGKKKKERKETLQGESAGDKSQMHNKTRAPTTQLIYRSTRMWDRKMQQMQYDSMQPQDIVEKEEQKRVKALLQRENLIRSLGIVDQLSWLIPTIHRSTNNHSSCTVISKNQPQFVQHTFRGQEACSLMTLLPLSFLRGTVQAPGQHIIRKSTSKAQLPASQSFDPTSLGSLSVQGQSVPYHEHYKMQHCLQPQNMSWLRSQAAQTAGVTNPCSKTKLLQVRGQQFSGATETEG, from the exons ATGGAAATGAAACGGTTTCAG AAAATCAACCATTTTCCAGGCATGACAGAGATCTGCCGTAAGGACTTGTTGGCTCGCAATCTTAACCGCATGCTCAAACTCTTCCCCAAGGAGTACAATATTTTTCCCCGTACTTGGTGCCTGCCAGCAGA CTATGGGGATTTCCAGGCCTATAGTCgtgtgaggaaaaacagaacattcaTCTGCAAGCCAGACAGCGGCTGCCAAGGGAGAGGTATCTTCATAACACGTAACCCGAAGGATATCAAGCATGGAGAGCATATGATTTGTCAGCAGTATATCTCTAAG cctttccttattGATGGCTTTAAATTTGACATGCGTATCTATGTGCTGGTCACATCCTGTGACCCGCTGAAGATTTTTGTCTACAAGGAGGGTCTGGCCCGGTTTGCTACCATGAG GAAACTGTCCACCCTGAATGCCTGGATGATGGATAAAAGCTACAATACAAAGAAACTCTGGGAAGACATTGAAGATATTGTTATAAAGACCCTTATTTCAGCTCACCCTGTTGTGAAGCACAATTACCAAAGCTGCTTTCCTAACCACACTACTGGCTGTGCCTGCTTTGAAATACTAGGTTTTGATATTTTGCTAGATAGAAAGTTGAAACCGTGGCTGCTAGAG GTAAATCACTCTCCCAGCTTTACCACAGACTCGCGCCTGGATCGTGAAGTGAAGGATGCTCTTCTGTGTGATACCATCAACCTGATAAATGTGCATGCCTGTGACAAAAGGAAGGTGCTGGAGGAAGACAAGCAGCGGGTGAAGGAACGACTCCTTCAGGCCCATCAGACTGTCCGTGTATCCAG ACGCGAGGAGTTAGAGAGCAACCAGGCTGCCTGGCTGGCTCAGGCAGAGAAGTATGAAAACTCCCACCTGGGAGGTTACCGGCGCATTTACCCAGCACATGGAACAGACAAGTATGAGCCATTTTTCAAGCATAGTGGCTCCCTCTTCCAGGAAACAGCAGCATCTAAAGCACGAGAGCAGTGTGCCAG gcagcagctggaggaaatTCGCTTGAAGAAAGAAGAGTGGGAAGTTGTTactgggaagaagaaaaaggagagaaaagaaaccctGCAAGGAGAATCAGCTGGGGACAAATCCCAGATGCATAACAAAACCAGAGCTCCTACAACACAACTCATCTACAGAAGCACCAGAATGTGGGACAGAAAG ATGCAACAAATGCAGTATGACTCTATGCAACCCCAGGATATTGTGGAAAaggaggagcagaaaagagTGAAGGCTCTTCTACAGCGTGAGAACCTCATTCGAAGTCTAGGCATTGTAGATCAGCTTTCCTGGCTGATCCCCACAATTCATAGATCGACAAACAACCACAGCTCCTGCACTGTTATCTCCAAGAACCAG CCACAATTTGTTCAGCATACGTTCAGGGGACAGGAGGCCTGCAGTTTAATGACGctcctccccctctcattcCTGAGAGGTACAGTCCAGGCTCCAGGACAACACATCATACGCAAATCTACAAGCAAGGCCCAGCTGCCAGCCAGCCAGAGCTTTGATCCTACCTCCTTGGGCTCCCTCTCAGTCCAGGGCCAGAGCGTTCCTTACCACGAACACTACAAAATGCAGCATTGCCTGCAGCCGCAGAACATGAGCTGGCTGCGGAGCCAGGCAGCACAGACTGCGGGGGTTACCAATCCCTGCAGCAAAACCAAGTTACTGCAGGTGAGGGGCCAGCAGTTCTCTGGTGCCACAGAGACTGAAGGCTGA
- the TTLL13 gene encoding tubulin polyglutamylase TTLL13 isoform X1, with translation MEMKRFQKINHFPGMTEICRKDLLARNLNRMLKLFPKEYNIFPRTWCLPADYGDFQAYSRVRKNRTFICKPDSGCQGRGIFITRNPKDIKHGEHMICQQYISKPFLIDGFKFDMRIYVLVTSCDPLKIFVYKEGLARFATMRKLSTLNAWMMDKSYNTKKLWEDIEDIVIKTLISAHPVVKHNYQSCFPNHTTGCACFEILGFDILLDRKLKPWLLEVNHSPSFTTDSRLDREVKDALLCDTINLINVHACDKRKVLEEDKQRVKERLLQAHQTVRVSRQQLEEIRLKKEEWEVVTGKKKKERKETLQGESAGDKSQMHNKTRAPTTQLIYRSTRMWDRKMQQMQYDSMQPQDIVEKEEQKRVKALLQRENLIRSLGIVDQLSWLIPTIHRSTNNHSSCTVISKNQPQFVQHTFRGQEACSLMTLLPLSFLRGTVQAPGQHIIRKSTSKAQLPASQSFDPTSLGSLSVQGQSVPYHEHYKMQHCLQPQNMSWLRSQAAQTAGVTNPCSKTKLLQVRGQQFSGATETEG, from the exons ATGGAAATGAAACGGTTTCAG AAAATCAACCATTTTCCAGGCATGACAGAGATCTGCCGTAAGGACTTGTTGGCTCGCAATCTTAACCGCATGCTCAAACTCTTCCCCAAGGAGTACAATATTTTTCCCCGTACTTGGTGCCTGCCAGCAGA CTATGGGGATTTCCAGGCCTATAGTCgtgtgaggaaaaacagaacattcaTCTGCAAGCCAGACAGCGGCTGCCAAGGGAGAGGTATCTTCATAACACGTAACCCGAAGGATATCAAGCATGGAGAGCATATGATTTGTCAGCAGTATATCTCTAAG cctttccttattGATGGCTTTAAATTTGACATGCGTATCTATGTGCTGGTCACATCCTGTGACCCGCTGAAGATTTTTGTCTACAAGGAGGGTCTGGCCCGGTTTGCTACCATGAG GAAACTGTCCACCCTGAATGCCTGGATGATGGATAAAAGCTACAATACAAAGAAACTCTGGGAAGACATTGAAGATATTGTTATAAAGACCCTTATTTCAGCTCACCCTGTTGTGAAGCACAATTACCAAAGCTGCTTTCCTAACCACACTACTGGCTGTGCCTGCTTTGAAATACTAGGTTTTGATATTTTGCTAGATAGAAAGTTGAAACCGTGGCTGCTAGAG GTAAATCACTCTCCCAGCTTTACCACAGACTCGCGCCTGGATCGTGAAGTGAAGGATGCTCTTCTGTGTGATACCATCAACCTGATAAATGTGCATGCCTGTGACAAAAGGAAGGTGCTGGAGGAAGACAAGCAGCGGGTGAAGGAACGACTCCTTCAGGCCCATCAGACTGTCCGTGTATCCAG gcagcagctggaggaaatTCGCTTGAAGAAAGAAGAGTGGGAAGTTGTTactgggaagaagaaaaaggagagaaaagaaaccctGCAAGGAGAATCAGCTGGGGACAAATCCCAGATGCATAACAAAACCAGAGCTCCTACAACACAACTCATCTACAGAAGCACCAGAATGTGGGACAGAAAG ATGCAACAAATGCAGTATGACTCTATGCAACCCCAGGATATTGTGGAAAaggaggagcagaaaagagTGAAGGCTCTTCTACAGCGTGAGAACCTCATTCGAAGTCTAGGCATTGTAGATCAGCTTTCCTGGCTGATCCCCACAATTCATAGATCGACAAACAACCACAGCTCCTGCACTGTTATCTCCAAGAACCAG CCACAATTTGTTCAGCATACGTTCAGGGGACAGGAGGCCTGCAGTTTAATGACGctcctccccctctcattcCTGAGAGGTACAGTCCAGGCTCCAGGACAACACATCATACGCAAATCTACAAGCAAGGCCCAGCTGCCAGCCAGCCAGAGCTTTGATCCTACCTCCTTGGGCTCCCTCTCAGTCCAGGGCCAGAGCGTTCCTTACCACGAACACTACAAAATGCAGCATTGCCTGCAGCCGCAGAACATGAGCTGGCTGCGGAGCCAGGCAGCACAGACTGCGGGGGTTACCAATCCCTGCAGCAAAACCAAGTTACTGCAGGTGAGGGGCCAGCAGTTCTCTGGTGCCACAGAGACTGAAGGCTGA
- the TTLL13 gene encoding tubulin polyglutamylase TTLL13 isoform X5, whose product MEMKRFQKINHFPGMTEICRKDLLARNLNRMLKLFPKEYNIFPRTWCLPADYGDFQAYSRVRKNRTFICKPDSGCQGRGIFITRNPKDIKHGEHMICQQYISKPFLIDGFKFDMRIYVLVTSCDPLKIFVYKEGLARFATMRYIEPSSSNLDDICMHLTNYAINKHNENFVRDDTVGSKRKLSTLNAWMMDKSYNTKKLWEDIEDIVIKTLISAHPVVKHNYQSCFPNHTTGCACFEILGFDILLDRKLKPWLLEVNHSPSFTTDSRLDREVKDALLCDTINLINVHACDKRKVLEEDKQRVKERLLQAHQTVRVSRREELESNQAAWLAQAEKYENSHLGGYRRIYPAHGTDKYEPFFKHSGSLFQETAASKAREQCARQQLEEIRLKKEEWEVVTGKKKKERKETLQGESAGDKSQMHNKTRAPTTQLIYRSTRMWDRKMQQMQYDSMQPQDIVEKEEQKRVKALLQRENLIRSLGIVDQLSWLIPTIHRSTNNHSSCTVISKNQPQFVQHTFRGQEACSLMTLLPLSFLRGTVQAPGQHIIRKSTSKAQLPASQSFDPTSLGSLSVQGQSVPYHEHYKMQHCLQPQNMSWLRSQAAQTAGVTNPCSKTKLLQVRGQQFSGATETEG is encoded by the exons ATGGAAATGAAACGGTTTCAG AAAATCAACCATTTTCCAGGCATGACAGAGATCTGCCGTAAGGACTTGTTGGCTCGCAATCTTAACCGCATGCTCAAACTCTTCCCCAAGGAGTACAATATTTTTCCCCGTACTTGGTGCCTGCCAGCAGA CTATGGGGATTTCCAGGCCTATAGTCgtgtgaggaaaaacagaacattcaTCTGCAAGCCAGACAGCGGCTGCCAAGGGAGAGGTATCTTCATAACACGTAACCCGAAGGATATCAAGCATGGAGAGCATATGATTTGTCAGCAGTATATCTCTAAG cctttccttattGATGGCTTTAAATTTGACATGCGTATCTATGTGCTGGTCACATCCTGTGACCCGCTGAAGATTTTTGTCTACAAGGAGGGTCTGGCCCGGTTTGCTACCATGAGGTACATcgagcccagcagcagcaacctG GATGATATCTGCATGCATTTGACCAATTACGCTATCAATAAACATAACGAAAACTTCGTCCGGGATGACACAGTGGGCAGTAAGAG GAAACTGTCCACCCTGAATGCCTGGATGATGGATAAAAGCTACAATACAAAGAAACTCTGGGAAGACATTGAAGATATTGTTATAAAGACCCTTATTTCAGCTCACCCTGTTGTGAAGCACAATTACCAAAGCTGCTTTCCTAACCACACTACTGGCTGTGCCTGCTTTGAAATACTAGGTTTTGATATTTTGCTAGATAGAAAGTTGAAACCGTGGCTGCTAGAG GTAAATCACTCTCCCAGCTTTACCACAGACTCGCGCCTGGATCGTGAAGTGAAGGATGCTCTTCTGTGTGATACCATCAACCTGATAAATGTGCATGCCTGTGACAAAAGGAAGGTGCTGGAGGAAGACAAGCAGCGGGTGAAGGAACGACTCCTTCAGGCCCATCAGACTGTCCGTGTATCCAG ACGCGAGGAGTTAGAGAGCAACCAGGCTGCCTGGCTGGCTCAGGCAGAGAAGTATGAAAACTCCCACCTGGGAGGTTACCGGCGCATTTACCCAGCACATGGAACAGACAAGTATGAGCCATTTTTCAAGCATAGTGGCTCCCTCTTCCAGGAAACAGCAGCATCTAAAGCACGAGAGCAGTGTGCCAG gcagcagctggaggaaatTCGCTTGAAGAAAGAAGAGTGGGAAGTTGTTactgggaagaagaaaaaggagagaaaagaaaccctGCAAGGAGAATCAGCTGGGGACAAATCCCAGATGCATAACAAAACCAGAGCTCCTACAACACAACTCATCTACAGAAGCACCAGAATGTGGGACAGAAAG ATGCAACAAATGCAGTATGACTCTATGCAACCCCAGGATATTGTGGAAAaggaggagcagaaaagagTGAAGGCTCTTCTACAGCGTGAGAACCTCATTCGAAGTCTAGGCATTGTAGATCAGCTTTCCTGGCTGATCCCCACAATTCATAGATCGACAAACAACCACAGCTCCTGCACTGTTATCTCCAAGAACCAG CCACAATTTGTTCAGCATACGTTCAGGGGACAGGAGGCCTGCAGTTTAATGACGctcctccccctctcattcCTGAGAGGTACAGTCCAGGCTCCAGGACAACACATCATACGCAAATCTACAAGCAAGGCCCAGCTGCCAGCCAGCCAGAGCTTTGATCCTACCTCCTTGGGCTCCCTCTCAGTCCAGGGCCAGAGCGTTCCTTACCACGAACACTACAAAATGCAGCATTGCCTGCAGCCGCAGAACATGAGCTGGCTGCGGAGCCAGGCAGCACAGACTGCGGGGGTTACCAATCCCTGCAGCAAAACCAAGTTACTGCAGGTGAGGGGCCAGCAGTTCTCTGGTGCCACAGAGACTGAAGGCTGA
- the TTLL13 gene encoding tubulin polyglutamylase TTLL13 isoform X3 yields MEMKRFQKINHFPGMTEICRKDLLARNLNRMLKLFPKEYNIFPRTWCLPADYGDFQAYSRVRKNRTFICKPDSGCQGRGIFITRNPKDIKHGEHMICQQYISKPFLIDGFKFDMRIYVLVTSCDPLKIFVYKEGLARFATMRKLSTLNAWMMDKSYNTKKLWEDIEDIVIKTLISAHPVVKHNYQSCFPNHTTGCACFEILGFDILLDRKLKPWLLEVNHSPSFTTDSRLDREVKDALLCDTINLINVHACDKRKVLEEDKQRVKERLLQAHQTVRVSRREELESNQAAWLAQAEKYENSHLGGYRRIYPAHGTDKYEPFFKHSGSLFQETAASKAREQCARQQLEEIRLKKEEWEVVTGKKKKERKETLQGESAGDKSQMHNKTRAPTTQLIYRSTRMWDRKMQQMQYDSMQPQDIVEKEEQKRVKALLQRENLIRSLGIVDQLSWLIPTIHRSTNNHSSCTVISKNQNWATGVTGLKPDEEAILKDSIRL; encoded by the exons ATGGAAATGAAACGGTTTCAG AAAATCAACCATTTTCCAGGCATGACAGAGATCTGCCGTAAGGACTTGTTGGCTCGCAATCTTAACCGCATGCTCAAACTCTTCCCCAAGGAGTACAATATTTTTCCCCGTACTTGGTGCCTGCCAGCAGA CTATGGGGATTTCCAGGCCTATAGTCgtgtgaggaaaaacagaacattcaTCTGCAAGCCAGACAGCGGCTGCCAAGGGAGAGGTATCTTCATAACACGTAACCCGAAGGATATCAAGCATGGAGAGCATATGATTTGTCAGCAGTATATCTCTAAG cctttccttattGATGGCTTTAAATTTGACATGCGTATCTATGTGCTGGTCACATCCTGTGACCCGCTGAAGATTTTTGTCTACAAGGAGGGTCTGGCCCGGTTTGCTACCATGAG GAAACTGTCCACCCTGAATGCCTGGATGATGGATAAAAGCTACAATACAAAGAAACTCTGGGAAGACATTGAAGATATTGTTATAAAGACCCTTATTTCAGCTCACCCTGTTGTGAAGCACAATTACCAAAGCTGCTTTCCTAACCACACTACTGGCTGTGCCTGCTTTGAAATACTAGGTTTTGATATTTTGCTAGATAGAAAGTTGAAACCGTGGCTGCTAGAG GTAAATCACTCTCCCAGCTTTACCACAGACTCGCGCCTGGATCGTGAAGTGAAGGATGCTCTTCTGTGTGATACCATCAACCTGATAAATGTGCATGCCTGTGACAAAAGGAAGGTGCTGGAGGAAGACAAGCAGCGGGTGAAGGAACGACTCCTTCAGGCCCATCAGACTGTCCGTGTATCCAG ACGCGAGGAGTTAGAGAGCAACCAGGCTGCCTGGCTGGCTCAGGCAGAGAAGTATGAAAACTCCCACCTGGGAGGTTACCGGCGCATTTACCCAGCACATGGAACAGACAAGTATGAGCCATTTTTCAAGCATAGTGGCTCCCTCTTCCAGGAAACAGCAGCATCTAAAGCACGAGAGCAGTGTGCCAG gcagcagctggaggaaatTCGCTTGAAGAAAGAAGAGTGGGAAGTTGTTactgggaagaagaaaaaggagagaaaagaaaccctGCAAGGAGAATCAGCTGGGGACAAATCCCAGATGCATAACAAAACCAGAGCTCCTACAACACAACTCATCTACAGAAGCACCAGAATGTGGGACAGAAAG ATGCAACAAATGCAGTATGACTCTATGCAACCCCAGGATATTGTGGAAAaggaggagcagaaaagagTGAAGGCTCTTCTACAGCGTGAGAACCTCATTCGAAGTCTAGGCATTGTAGATCAGCTTTCCTGGCTGATCCCCACAATTCATAGATCGACAAACAACCACAGCTCCTGCACTGTTATCTCCAAGAACCAG AATTGGGCTACTGGTGTTACTGGCCTAAAACCAGATGAAGAAGCCATCCTCAAGGACTCCATAAGGCTTTAA
- the TTLL13 gene encoding tubulin polyglutamylase TTLL13 isoform X2 yields the protein MEMKRFQKINHFPGMTEICRKDLLARNLNRMLKLFPKEYNIFPRTWCLPADYGDFQAYSRVRKNRTFICKPDSGCQGRGIFITRNPKDIKHGEHMICQQYISKPFLIDGFKFDMRIYVLVTSCDPLKIFVYKEGLARFATMRKLSTLNAWMMDKSYNTKKLWEDIEDIVIKTLISAHPVVKHNYQSCFPNHTTGCACFEILGFDILLDRKLKPWLLEVNHSPSFTTDSRLDREVKDALLCDTINLINVHACDKRKVLEEDKQRVKERLLQAHQTVRVSRREELESNQAAWLAQAEKYENSHLGGYRRIYPAHGTDKYEPFFKHSGSLFQETAASKAREQCARQQLEEIRLKKEEWEVVTGKKKKERKETLQGESAGDKSQMHNKTRAPTTQLIYRSTRMWDRKMQQMQYDSMQPQDIVEKEEQKRVKALLQRENLIRSLGIVDQLSWLIPTIHRSTNNHSSCTVISKNQTGSWLPTQFQNWATGVTGLKPDEEAILKDSIRL from the exons ATGGAAATGAAACGGTTTCAG AAAATCAACCATTTTCCAGGCATGACAGAGATCTGCCGTAAGGACTTGTTGGCTCGCAATCTTAACCGCATGCTCAAACTCTTCCCCAAGGAGTACAATATTTTTCCCCGTACTTGGTGCCTGCCAGCAGA CTATGGGGATTTCCAGGCCTATAGTCgtgtgaggaaaaacagaacattcaTCTGCAAGCCAGACAGCGGCTGCCAAGGGAGAGGTATCTTCATAACACGTAACCCGAAGGATATCAAGCATGGAGAGCATATGATTTGTCAGCAGTATATCTCTAAG cctttccttattGATGGCTTTAAATTTGACATGCGTATCTATGTGCTGGTCACATCCTGTGACCCGCTGAAGATTTTTGTCTACAAGGAGGGTCTGGCCCGGTTTGCTACCATGAG GAAACTGTCCACCCTGAATGCCTGGATGATGGATAAAAGCTACAATACAAAGAAACTCTGGGAAGACATTGAAGATATTGTTATAAAGACCCTTATTTCAGCTCACCCTGTTGTGAAGCACAATTACCAAAGCTGCTTTCCTAACCACACTACTGGCTGTGCCTGCTTTGAAATACTAGGTTTTGATATTTTGCTAGATAGAAAGTTGAAACCGTGGCTGCTAGAG GTAAATCACTCTCCCAGCTTTACCACAGACTCGCGCCTGGATCGTGAAGTGAAGGATGCTCTTCTGTGTGATACCATCAACCTGATAAATGTGCATGCCTGTGACAAAAGGAAGGTGCTGGAGGAAGACAAGCAGCGGGTGAAGGAACGACTCCTTCAGGCCCATCAGACTGTCCGTGTATCCAG ACGCGAGGAGTTAGAGAGCAACCAGGCTGCCTGGCTGGCTCAGGCAGAGAAGTATGAAAACTCCCACCTGGGAGGTTACCGGCGCATTTACCCAGCACATGGAACAGACAAGTATGAGCCATTTTTCAAGCATAGTGGCTCCCTCTTCCAGGAAACAGCAGCATCTAAAGCACGAGAGCAGTGTGCCAG gcagcagctggaggaaatTCGCTTGAAGAAAGAAGAGTGGGAAGTTGTTactgggaagaagaaaaaggagagaaaagaaaccctGCAAGGAGAATCAGCTGGGGACAAATCCCAGATGCATAACAAAACCAGAGCTCCTACAACACAACTCATCTACAGAAGCACCAGAATGTGGGACAGAAAG ATGCAACAAATGCAGTATGACTCTATGCAACCCCAGGATATTGTGGAAAaggaggagcagaaaagagTGAAGGCTCTTCTACAGCGTGAGAACCTCATTCGAAGTCTAGGCATTGTAGATCAGCTTTCCTGGCTGATCCCCACAATTCATAGATCGACAAACAACCACAGCTCCTGCACTGTTATCTCCAAGAACCAG ACTGGATCTTGGCTACCAACTCAATTCCAGAATTGGGCTACTGGTGTTACTGGCCTAAAACCAGATGAAGAAGCCATCCTCAAGGACTCCATAAGGCTTTAA
- the GDPGP1 gene encoding GDP-D-glucose phosphorylase 1, with protein MAAEAEQPGPPGAPHSEDFVYSEDEFILHGAGWRSEPAPPGYMLSRFDRALQEGWKHRMELGLFRYHLGELETRVLPGPMQLVAQLNVQRGTEKRKSQAIHSVTQPFNPQEFNFTQIRPGEVLFRMRRSPACPPAAGCPQLDYVLVVINVSPLELGHVLLLPEPTLHLPQVLTPELLRFGLDAVLLSAHPGFRVGFNSLGAFASVNHLHLHGFYLGWPLLVESAPAEPLSPAPGLFFLRGVPAPGFLFYSQGAGLDALARDVCRAADHLLRRGVAYNVLVTRGEPPRGEPPRAGGARAGLRVLLWARRAALGPGAQAALPVALCELAGHLPVAAAPAFRGLTEAEALGAIRQHLLPEPQLEQLRGDLARLLAP; from the coding sequence ATGGCAGCTGAGGCGGAGCAGCCGGGGCCACCAGGCGCCCCCCACTCCGAAGACTTTGTCTACAGTGAGGATGAGTTCATCCTGCATGGAGCTGGCTGGAGAAGCGAGCCTGCACCACCGGGCTACATGCTGTCCCGCTTTGACCGTGCTCTGCAGGAGGGCTGGAAGCACCGGatggagctgggcttgtttCGGTATCACCTGGGGGAGCTGGAGACCCGCGTCCTGCCTGGCCCCATGCAGCTGGTGGCCCAGCTCAATGTGCAGAGGGGCACGGAGAAGAGGAAGTCGCAGGCCATCCACAGCGTCACGCAGCCCTTCAACCCTCAGGAGTTCAACTTCACCCAGATCCGCCCCGGCGAGGTTTTGTTCCGCATGCGCAGGTCACCTGCCTGCCCGCCAGCTGCGGGCTGCCCCCAGCTCGACTACGTTCTGGTGGTAATCAACGTGAGCCCCTTGGAGCTGGGCCACGTGCTCCTCCTGCCGGAGCCCACGCTGCACCTGCCCCAGGTCCTCACCCCCGAGCTGCTCCGCTTCGGCCTGGACGCGGTGCTGCTCAGCGCCCACCCCGGCTTCCGTGTGGGCTTCAACAGCCTGGGGGCCTTCGCCTCGGTCAACCACCTCCACCTGCACGGCTTCTACCTGGGCTGGCCGCTGCTGGTGGAGtccgcgcccgcggagccccTCAGCCCAGCACCGGGCCTCTTCTTCCTGCGCGGCGTCCCGGCCCCGGGCTTCCTCTTCTACAGCCAGGGCGCGGGCCTGGACGCCCTGGCGCGCGACGTCTGCCGCGCCGCCGACCACCTGCTGCGCCGCGGGGTGGCCTACAACGTGCTGGTGACGCGGGgcgagccgccgcggggcgagccgccgcgggccggcggggcccgtGCGGGGCTGCGGGTGCTGCTGTgggcgcgccgggccgcgctggGCCCCGGGGCGCAGGCGGCGCTGCCCGTGGCGCTCTGCGAGCTGGCCGGCCACCTGCCCGTGGCGGCTGCCCCCGCCTTCCGCGGCCTCACCGAGGCCGAGGCCCTGGGCGCCATCCGCCAGCACCTGCTGCCGGAGCcgcagctggagcagctgcgCGGGGACCTGGCGCGGCTGCTCGCGCCGTGA
- the CIB1 gene encoding calcium and integrin-binding protein 1 isoform X2: MGGSASGLPREALGEYQELTFLTKQEILLAYKRFSELLPEEEKENARSVRIPKSRILTLPELRANPFRHRICRVFSTSENGDDSMSFEDFLDMLSVFSDSATSEIKSYYAFRIFDFDDDGALDKKDLEKLVNCLTGEGEESRLSNAEMEQLIENILEESDIDKDGTINLAEFQHVISRSPDFASSFKIVL; encoded by the exons ATGGGGGGCTCGGCCAGCGGGCTGCCGCGGGAGGCGCTCGGGGAGTACCAg GAGCTGACATTCCTGACCAAGCAGGAGATCCTGCT TGCCTACAAGAGGTTCAGTGAACTGCTgccagaggaggagaaggagaatgcCCGCTCAGTTCGGATTCCCAAGAGCAGGATCCTGACGTTGCCTGAACTGAGG GCAAACCCCTTCCGGCACCGCATCTGCCGGGTGTTCTCCACCTCAGAGAATGGGGATGACAGCATGTCCTTTGAAGACTTCCTTGATATGCTGAGTGTCTTCAGCGACTCTGCTACCTCAGAGATCAAATCCTACTATGCTTTCCGCATCTTTG ACTTCGATGATGATGGGGCTCTGGACAAAAAGGACCTGGAGAAGTTGGTGAACTGTCTGACAGGAGAAGGTGAGGAGTCCAGGCTGAGCAATGCAGAGATGGAGCAGCTTATCGAGAAT ATCCTGGAGGAGTCTGACATCGACAAGGATGGCACCATCAATCTTGCAGAGTTCCAGCACGTCATCTCTCGCTCCCCTGACTTTGCCAG CTCCTTCAAGATTGTTCTGTGA
- the CIB1 gene encoding calcium and integrin-binding protein 1 isoform X1, with the protein MGGSASGLPREALGEYQELTFLTKQEILLAYKRFSELLPEEEKENARSVRIPKSRILTLPELRANPFRHRICRVFSTSENGDDSMSFEDFLDMLSVFSDSATSEIKSYYAFRIFDFDDDGALDKKDLEKLVNCLTGEGEESRLSNAEMEQLIENILEESDIDKDGTINLAEFQHVISRSPDFARLQRCISQEAALPGGWAKSAGPGGSSAVS; encoded by the exons ATGGGGGGCTCGGCCAGCGGGCTGCCGCGGGAGGCGCTCGGGGAGTACCAg GAGCTGACATTCCTGACCAAGCAGGAGATCCTGCT TGCCTACAAGAGGTTCAGTGAACTGCTgccagaggaggagaaggagaatgcCCGCTCAGTTCGGATTCCCAAGAGCAGGATCCTGACGTTGCCTGAACTGAGG GCAAACCCCTTCCGGCACCGCATCTGCCGGGTGTTCTCCACCTCAGAGAATGGGGATGACAGCATGTCCTTTGAAGACTTCCTTGATATGCTGAGTGTCTTCAGCGACTCTGCTACCTCAGAGATCAAATCCTACTATGCTTTCCGCATCTTTG ACTTCGATGATGATGGGGCTCTGGACAAAAAGGACCTGGAGAAGTTGGTGAACTGTCTGACAGGAGAAGGTGAGGAGTCCAGGCTGAGCAATGCAGAGATGGAGCAGCTTATCGAGAAT ATCCTGGAGGAGTCTGACATCGACAAGGATGGCACCATCAATCTTGCAGAGTTCCAGCACGTCATCTCTCGCTCCCCTGACTTTGCCAG GCTGCAGAGGTGCATATCCCAGGAAGCTGCCCTGCCTGGAGGCTGGGCCAAGTCTGCTGGACCAGGAGGGAGCTCTGCTGTCAGCTGA